The proteins below come from a single Plantactinospora sp. KBS50 genomic window:
- a CDS encoding lytic transglycosylase domain-containing protein produces the protein MRHGTGRVGVRATVLIVAVGFVSSGCGGAPPVQRPTGPEVVAEATAEVSAEALLGPAPSTPAASPSPSRSAAAGSSPSAHRAPTPRAKPKPPTEKTLPPPPPAPAADCTPSYRGTKATQSQVRDALTAAAGRTYWPSSAPSLRVPVNLVKAVAWQESGWQSNIIACDGGVGLMQVMEPTADFVNQRFEQSYDIEDYRDNATLGANYLAWLTKYIGDAYFDSDYSLDAANCTAELNSCLLNAVIAAYNFGPGAVATDSGLVIPNPRYVQNVRALMTECTCLSV, from the coding sequence GTGAGACACGGAACGGGGCGGGTCGGTGTCCGGGCCACGGTGCTGATCGTGGCGGTGGGGTTCGTGTCGTCCGGCTGCGGGGGCGCGCCGCCCGTGCAACGGCCGACCGGGCCGGAGGTGGTGGCGGAGGCCACCGCCGAGGTGAGCGCGGAGGCGCTGCTCGGGCCGGCACCGAGCACACCGGCGGCCAGCCCGTCGCCGAGCCGGTCCGCGGCGGCCGGGTCGAGCCCGAGCGCGCACCGGGCGCCGACGCCACGGGCCAAGCCGAAGCCGCCGACCGAGAAGACCCTGCCGCCGCCGCCACCCGCGCCGGCCGCGGACTGCACGCCGTCGTACCGGGGGACCAAGGCGACCCAGAGCCAGGTCCGGGACGCGTTGACGGCCGCGGCGGGCCGGACGTACTGGCCCTCGTCGGCGCCGAGCCTGAGGGTGCCGGTGAACCTGGTCAAGGCGGTGGCCTGGCAGGAGAGCGGGTGGCAGTCCAACATCATCGCCTGCGACGGCGGGGTGGGACTGATGCAGGTGATGGAGCCGACGGCCGACTTCGTCAACCAGCGGTTCGAGCAGTCCTACGACATCGAGGACTACCGGGACAACGCCACCCTGGGCGCCAACTACCTCGCCTGGCTGACCAAGTACATCGGCGACGCCTACTTCGACAGCGACTACAGCCTGGACGCGGCCAACTGCACCGCCGAGCTGAACTCCTGCCTGCTCAACGCGGTGATCGCCGCGTACAACTTCGGGCCCGGCGCGGTGGCCACGGACAGCGGGCTGGTCATCCCCAACCCCCGGTACGTGCAGAACGTGCGGGCGCTGATGACCGAATGCACCTGCCTGAGCGTCTGA
- a CDS encoding maleylpyruvate isomerase family mycothiol-dependent enzyme — translation MTVDPLLLMPEVDRATERLLRTADRLDDAAARGPSLLPGWTRGHVLTHLARQADAQVNLLTSARTGEVIPAYRDEQARATDIAAGADRSPADLAADLRAAAARLVDACAAMPPQAWSAQVIGRRGPQPAATVLWGRLREVEVHHVDLAAGYAPIDWPAAFAHRLLHEVTADLDGRPGRPALVLRPCERRHELTVGEPEGAPTVSGPAYAIAAWLTGRGDGDGLTVSPDGPLPTPPEWI, via the coding sequence GTGACCGTTGATCCGCTGCTGCTGATGCCCGAGGTCGACCGGGCCACCGAACGACTCCTGCGCACCGCCGACCGGCTGGACGACGCCGCGGCGCGCGGTCCGTCGCTGCTGCCCGGCTGGACCCGCGGACACGTGCTGACGCACCTCGCCCGCCAGGCCGACGCGCAGGTCAACCTGCTCACCTCGGCGCGTACCGGCGAGGTCATCCCGGCGTACCGGGACGAACAGGCCCGGGCGACGGACATCGCGGCGGGCGCGGACCGCTCTCCCGCGGACCTGGCCGCCGACCTGCGGGCCGCGGCCGCGCGGCTGGTGGACGCCTGCGCGGCGATGCCGCCGCAGGCGTGGTCCGCGCAGGTCATCGGGCGGCGCGGCCCCCAACCGGCCGCCACCGTGCTGTGGGGCCGGCTGCGGGAGGTGGAGGTGCACCACGTCGACCTCGCCGCCGGGTACGCGCCGATCGACTGGCCGGCGGCGTTCGCGCACCGGCTGCTGCACGAGGTGACCGCCGACCTGGACGGGCGGCCCGGCCGGCCGGCGCTGGTGCTGCGGCCGTGCGAGCGGCGGCACGAGCTGACCGTCGGCGAGCCGGAGGGCGCGCCCACCGTGTCGGGACCCGCGTACGCCATCGCCGCGTGGCTGACCGGTCGCGGCGACGGCGATGGGCTTACGGTGAGCCCGGACGGACCCCTGCCGACCCCACCCGAATGGATCTAG
- a CDS encoding NAD(P)-dependent oxidoreductase — protein sequence MTKTALVIGATGQVGRATVAALVEDGWRVRAAARGERGAADRARDGAIEPVRLDRADDAALAAAVGAGCDLVVDMVAYGRRHADQLLGLADRIGSAVVLSSAAVYADDDGHPFGAERARFPVPIGERQRTVPGGTDDLGAEDYAAGKVDLERRLLDAGDRLPCTLLRAGAIHGPHTVFPREWYFIKRALDRRPVRILCHAGASRFQPIGTANLAELIRLAAARPGSRVLNAGDPDAPTVREIGATIADLLDDPAEEILVDGPSPAPPVGETPWSVPAPVVLDMTAAARELGYRPRTDYAGALPGTIEWLLRTVRERDWRTAFPGMTADSGTDFFDYPAEDAWLAGPRRPA from the coding sequence ATGACGAAGACAGCACTGGTCATCGGCGCGACCGGGCAGGTGGGGCGGGCCACCGTCGCGGCGCTGGTCGAGGACGGCTGGCGGGTCCGGGCCGCCGCCAGAGGCGAACGGGGGGCGGCGGACCGGGCCCGGGACGGTGCGATCGAACCGGTACGCCTGGACCGCGCCGACGACGCCGCGCTGGCCGCCGCCGTCGGCGCCGGCTGCGACCTGGTCGTCGACATGGTCGCGTACGGGCGGCGGCACGCAGACCAGTTGCTCGGGCTGGCCGACCGGATCGGCTCGGCCGTCGTGCTCTCCAGCGCCGCCGTCTACGCCGACGACGACGGGCACCCGTTCGGCGCGGAGCGGGCCAGGTTCCCCGTACCGATCGGCGAGCGGCAGCGCACGGTGCCCGGCGGCACCGACGACCTCGGCGCCGAGGACTACGCCGCGGGCAAGGTCGACCTGGAGCGGCGGCTGCTCGACGCCGGCGACCGGCTGCCGTGCACCCTGCTGCGGGCCGGCGCGATCCACGGCCCGCACACGGTGTTCCCGCGCGAGTGGTACTTCATCAAGCGCGCCCTGGACCGCCGGCCGGTGCGGATCCTCTGCCATGCCGGCGCCAGCCGGTTCCAGCCGATCGGCACGGCGAACCTGGCGGAACTGATCCGGCTCGCGGCGGCCCGACCGGGATCCCGGGTGCTCAACGCGGGCGACCCCGACGCGCCCACCGTACGGGAGATCGGCGCGACCATCGCGGACCTGCTCGACGATCCGGCCGAGGAGATCCTCGTCGACGGGCCGTCGCCGGCACCGCCGGTCGGCGAGACGCCCTGGTCGGTCCCCGCGCCGGTGGTGCTGGACATGACGGCCGCCGCACGGGAACTCGGCTACCGTCCCCGGACCGACTACGCCGGCGCGCTGCCCGGGACGATCGAGTGGCTGCTGCGGACGGTTCGGGAACGCGACTGGCGTACCGCGTTCCCGGGCATGACGGCCGACTCCGGCACCGACTTCTTCGACTACCCCGCCGAGGATGCCTGGCTGGCCGGGCCCCGCCGGCCGGCCTGA
- a CDS encoding CocE/NonD family hydrolase — translation MIGRLAARLAGRLLGLPPTGTRRVVVTRNIRVRVRDGVPLLTDHYAPDRAGAPTLLIRTPYGRGGPVRLLGRLLAEQGFHTVIQSCRGTFGSAGRFTPLVHERADGLDTVDWLRRQPWYAGRFGMFGASYQGFVQWALAAEVEDLRAMVAVVTAASVRDSTYAGGSFSLDTVLTWAELLEAQAVPWLARQLELRRGQPRLLAGLAHLPLAEADRVATGGTVPFFQEWLVEHTPGASYWRSRMFDARMAEIRTPVAMVTGWHDIFLPAQLADYAALRAAGGHPTLTVGPWTHGSPGLLAAALREGVPWLRGQLADAGPPGAPAPPRGTAAPASRRPPVRVHLGGGAGWRDLPDWPPPATGTAWHLHPDRGLRPAPPVPSAPDTFRYDPADPTPSLGGPLLVAQRAGPVDNRPVEARADVLVYTGTRLDAPLEVIGPVTAQVYVRSALAHFDLFLRLCDVDPRGRSWNLCDGLVRVEPGRFPPDDAGVLRVPVTLWPVAHRFRPGHRVRVQVSGGAHPRYARNPGTGEPLGSAVRLRAGWREIWHDPDRPSMVVLPVVAG, via the coding sequence GTGATCGGCCGGCTCGCCGCGCGGCTCGCCGGCCGGCTGCTCGGGCTGCCGCCGACGGGTACCCGTCGGGTGGTGGTCACCCGCAACATCCGGGTCCGGGTCCGCGACGGGGTGCCGCTGCTCACCGACCACTACGCCCCCGACCGGGCCGGCGCCCCGACGCTGCTGATCCGCACCCCGTACGGGCGGGGTGGCCCGGTCCGGCTGCTCGGCCGGCTGCTGGCCGAGCAGGGCTTCCACACCGTGATCCAGTCCTGCCGGGGGACGTTCGGTTCGGCCGGCCGGTTCACGCCCCTGGTGCACGAGCGGGCCGACGGCCTGGACACCGTGGACTGGCTGCGCCGGCAGCCCTGGTACGCCGGCCGGTTCGGCATGTTCGGGGCCAGCTACCAGGGCTTCGTGCAGTGGGCGCTGGCCGCCGAGGTCGAGGACCTGCGGGCCATGGTGGCGGTGGTGACCGCGGCCAGCGTCCGGGATTCCACGTACGCGGGCGGATCGTTCTCGCTGGACACGGTGCTGACCTGGGCCGAGCTGCTGGAGGCGCAGGCCGTGCCCTGGCTGGCCCGCCAGCTCGAACTGCGCCGCGGGCAGCCCCGGCTGCTGGCCGGGCTGGCCCACCTGCCGCTGGCCGAGGCGGACCGGGTCGCCACCGGCGGCACCGTGCCGTTCTTCCAGGAGTGGCTGGTCGAGCACACGCCCGGGGCGTCGTACTGGCGGTCCCGGATGTTCGACGCGCGGATGGCCGAGATCCGCACGCCGGTGGCGATGGTGACCGGCTGGCACGACATCTTCCTGCCGGCCCAGTTGGCCGACTACGCCGCGCTGCGTGCGGCCGGCGGTCACCCGACGCTGACCGTCGGCCCGTGGACGCACGGCAGCCCGGGACTGCTCGCGGCCGCGTTGCGCGAGGGCGTGCCCTGGCTGCGGGGTCAACTGGCCGACGCGGGGCCACCGGGTGCCCCGGCGCCGCCGCGCGGTACGGCGGCACCGGCGTCCCGCCGGCCGCCGGTGCGGGTCCACCTGGGCGGCGGGGCCGGTTGGCGGGACCTGCCGGACTGGCCGCCACCGGCCACCGGCACGGCGTGGCACCTGCATCCGGACCGGGGGCTGCGCCCGGCACCGCCGGTGCCGTCCGCGCCGGACACCTTCCGGTACGACCCGGCCGACCCGACCCCGTCGCTGGGCGGCCCGCTGCTGGTGGCGCAGCGCGCCGGCCCGGTGGACAACCGGCCGGTCGAGGCCCGCGCCGACGTGCTGGTCTACACCGGCACCCGGCTCGACGCCCCGCTGGAGGTGATCGGTCCGGTGACCGCGCAGGTGTACGTGCGCAGCGCGCTCGCGCACTTCGACCTGTTCCTGCGGCTGTGCGATGTGGATCCGCGGGGCCGGTCGTGGAACCTGTGTGACGGTCTGGTCCGGGTGGAGCCGGGCCGGTTTCCGCCCGACGACGCGGGCGTGCTGCGGGTGCCGGTGACCCTGTGGCCGGTGGCGCACCGCTTCCGCCCGGGGCACCGGGTGCGGGTGCAGGTCAGCGGCGGCGCCCATCCGCGGTACGCGCGCAATCCGGGTACGGGCGAGCCGTTGGGCAGCGCCGTGCGGCTGCGGGCCGGGTGGCGCGAGATCTGGCACGATCCCGATCGCCCGTCGATGGTTGTCCTCCCGGTCGTCGCGGGCTGA
- a CDS encoding MBL fold metallo-hydrolase, protein MTYTGDVTTGGPTDVRELPDLTITKVSVGPMDNNAYLLRCRSTGEQLLIDAANEAPRLLELAGTGGLATVVTTHRHMDHWVALEETVADTGARSVAHVDDAEGLPIPSDTVTDGETVRVGDCALEVIHLVGHTPGSIALLYRDPTGEPHLFTGDSLFPGGVGNTHQDAAAFASLIDDVEHKLFDRLPDGTWVYPGHGRDTTLGAERPALPDWRARGW, encoded by the coding sequence ATGACCTACACCGGAGACGTCACCACCGGCGGCCCGACCGACGTACGCGAGCTGCCCGACCTCACCATCACCAAGGTGTCGGTGGGTCCGATGGACAACAACGCCTACCTGCTGCGCTGCCGGTCCACCGGCGAGCAGTTGCTGATCGACGCGGCCAACGAGGCGCCGCGGCTGCTGGAACTGGCCGGCACCGGCGGCCTGGCCACCGTGGTCACCACGCACCGGCACATGGACCACTGGGTCGCACTGGAGGAGACGGTCGCCGACACCGGTGCCCGCTCGGTGGCCCACGTCGACGACGCCGAGGGGCTGCCCATCCCGTCCGACACGGTGACCGACGGCGAGACGGTACGCGTCGGCGACTGCGCCCTGGAGGTGATCCACCTCGTCGGGCACACCCCGGGTTCGATCGCGCTGCTGTACCGGGACCCCACCGGCGAACCGCACCTTTTCACGGGGGACTCCCTCTTTCCGGGCGGGGTGGGAAACACCCACCAGGACGCCGCCGCGTTCGCCAGCCTGATCGACGACGTCGAACACAAGCTGTTCGACCGGCTGCCCGACGGCACCTGGGTCTACCCGGGCCACGGCCGGGACACCACGCTCGGTGCCGAGCGTCCCGCCCTGCCCGACTGGCGAGCCCGCGGCTGGTGA